Proteins encoded together in one Thermococcus barophilus MP window:
- a CDS encoding aspartate kinase codes for MIYKLSAKSRVIIKFGGSSVRDSFSEALELVQKFHEGNEVVIVLSALKGVTDLLLKLAETRSPEILEELEEIHLGAIEKLGIELSIENEIKELRFILENEKRFPNRKAYVDYVLSFGERLSVKIFSKALEDEGIKSSPVDAFYLIETDGNFGNARVDLEKTKGNIWTIERLLEKGKIPVVTGFLGNFNGIRTTLGRGGSDYTASVLGYLLNARAVLIMSDVKGIYTADPRIVKNARIIPFISYEEALTASRLGMKALHERTIEPIKDRVPLILGKTSEWRLGTLVSDISFKMPIITYKTFRDTAEIGVVGAFHVDVEYPIVEHGRNFVCFLVERDNLEAALNEIHEVVLNESLSTSDDSELWTRI; via the coding sequence GTGATTTACAAACTCTCCGCTAAGTCAAGGGTAATTATTAAATTTGGAGGAAGTTCAGTTAGAGACTCTTTTAGTGAAGCGTTAGAACTTGTTCAAAAGTTTCATGAGGGCAATGAAGTTGTAATTGTTCTATCCGCATTGAAAGGTGTTACAGATTTACTACTAAAGTTAGCAGAAACCAGGAGTCCGGAGATTCTTGAAGAGTTGGAGGAAATACATTTAGGGGCAATTGAGAAGCTTGGAATCGAACTAAGTATTGAAAATGAAATCAAAGAACTTAGATTTATCCTGGAAAATGAGAAGAGATTCCCAAACAGAAAGGCGTATGTGGATTATGTTCTATCATTTGGGGAAAGACTGTCAGTAAAGATTTTTTCAAAAGCCTTAGAAGATGAAGGGATCAAAAGCTCTCCAGTTGATGCTTTTTATCTAATAGAAACGGATGGAAACTTTGGCAACGCCAGAGTTGATTTGGAAAAAACAAAAGGCAATATTTGGACAATAGAGCGTCTACTGGAAAAGGGTAAGATTCCAGTTGTTACAGGATTTCTTGGGAATTTTAATGGCATCAGAACTACATTGGGAAGAGGGGGAAGTGATTACACCGCCTCAGTTTTGGGATATCTGCTGAACGCCAGGGCTGTCTTAATAATGAGTGATGTTAAAGGGATCTACACCGCCGATCCAAGGATAGTCAAAAATGCCAGAATTATCCCATTTATATCCTACGAAGAGGCTTTAACAGCTTCAAGACTTGGAATGAAGGCATTACATGAGAGAACAATTGAACCGATAAAAGATAGAGTTCCGCTAATCCTTGGAAAGACAAGTGAATGGAGATTAGGAACATTGGTTTCGGATATCAGCTTTAAAATGCCAATAATAACCTACAAAACTTTCAGAGATACTGCGGAGATAGGAGTTGTTGGAGCTTTTCATGTTGATGTAGAATATCCCATTGTCGAACATGGCAGGAACTTTGTATGCTTTCTCGTTGAAAGAGATAATCTTGAAGCTGCTTTAAACGAGATCCATGAGGTGGTTTTAAATGAAAGTCTCAGCACCAGCGACGATAGCGAACTTTGGACCCGGATTTGA
- a CDS encoding 1-deoxy-D-xylulose-5-phosphate synthase N-terminal domain-containing protein, producing MSESLIHLVLSDKLKEMLSGVNNFHLNSSMTCLEILKAVIAKKRENDVIILSKGHSAPAFYVILSGLGLLSEDELKSFANLDGLPSHVIRGFPFIEVSSGSLGQGLSVANGIALASKLEGEERNVYVILGDGELDEGQIWEAAMTSSHYRLDNVIAIVDRNFRQLTGMTEEIMSKEPLAEKWNSFGWEVFEVENNAEKLLKLLFELDKVKGKPKVIIAKWE from the coding sequence ATGAGCGAAAGCTTGATTCACTTGGTCTTAAGTGACAAGCTCAAAGAAATGCTCTCAGGAGTGAACAACTTCCACCTCAACTCCTCTATGACGTGCCTTGAGATTTTAAAGGCTGTGATAGCAAAGAAAAGAGAAAATGACGTAATAATCTTAAGCAAAGGACACTCGGCGCCAGCATTTTACGTAATCCTTTCAGGGCTTGGACTTTTAAGTGAAGATGAGCTGAAAAGCTTTGCCAATTTAGATGGACTGCCGAGCCACGTTATCAGGGGTTTCCCATTCATTGAGGTCTCAAGCGGTTCATTGGGACAGGGATTATCAGTTGCCAACGGAATTGCACTGGCATCAAAGCTCGAAGGAGAAGAAAGGAATGTTTATGTGATCTTAGGCGATGGAGAACTGGATGAAGGACAAATCTGGGAAGCAGCAATGACTTCTTCGCATTATAGGCTTGACAATGTTATAGCCATTGTCGATAGGAACTTTAGGCAGTTAACAGGAATGACAGAGGAGATAATGTCAAAAGAACCCTTGGCAGAGAAGTGGAATTCCTTTGGCTGGGAAGTGTTTGAGGTTGAAAACAATGCCGAGAAACTCCTAAAGTTGCTCTTTGAGCTCGATAAAGTAAAGGGAAAGCCGAAAGTAATAATAGCTAAATGGGAGTGA
- a CDS encoding transketolase family protein — MDKIIESFREAFGRALVEMGKENENVVVLDADVKGSTKTIYFEKAFPGRFFQIGISEQDLISTAAGFAIAGKIPIASAFAAFMMRAWEQIRNTVARDNLNVKIVTTHSGFSDFMDGSSHQCLEDIALMRVLPNMRVLVPADAYATRVLLEQMVESEGPFYMRLGRDYTVKVYDGEELKVGKAEILREGEDVFLIACGFMVSVALEVAEKLKDLSVGVADFHTIKPLDENTLLKIAKKVSLIVTLEEHSIFGGLGGAVAEVLSEKIPKRVIRIGAEEFGRSSRDYLALLDFYGLSADKIAKRIVKAVGG, encoded by the coding sequence ATGGATAAAATCATCGAAAGCTTTAGGGAAGCCTTTGGAAGGGCTTTAGTTGAGATGGGAAAGGAGAACGAAAACGTTGTAGTTCTCGATGCGGATGTAAAGGGCTCAACAAAAACGATTTACTTTGAAAAAGCTTTCCCCGGTAGATTCTTCCAGATAGGCATAAGTGAGCAGGATTTAATTTCAACGGCGGCAGGCTTCGCGATAGCTGGCAAAATTCCAATAGCTTCTGCTTTTGCAGCTTTTATGATGAGAGCATGGGAACAGATAAGAAACACAGTGGCAAGGGATAACCTAAACGTCAAAATTGTTACGACTCATTCGGGTTTTTCCGATTTCATGGATGGCTCATCGCATCAATGCTTAGAGGACATAGCTTTGATGAGGGTTTTGCCGAACATGAGAGTCCTTGTACCGGCAGATGCTTATGCAACCAGAGTTCTCCTTGAGCAGATGGTTGAAAGCGAAGGGCCCTTTTACATGCGTCTGGGAAGGGATTACACGGTAAAGGTTTACGATGGAGAAGAGCTCAAAGTTGGCAAGGCAGAAATCCTAAGGGAAGGGGAGGATGTTTTTTTGATTGCCTGTGGATTCATGGTTTCAGTGGCTTTAGAAGTCGCTGAAAAGCTTAAAGACCTGAGCGTTGGAGTGGCGGATTTTCACACGATAAAGCCCCTTGATGAGAACACATTGCTCAAAATAGCTAAAAAAGTCAGCTTAATAGTCACCTTGGAAGAGCACAGCATTTTTGGAGGGCTTGGAGGAGCTGTAGCAGAAGTTTTGAGCGAAAAGATACCAAAGAGGGTCATTAGAATTGGAGCAGAAGAGTTTGGCAGAAGCTCGAGGGACTACTTAGCGTTACTGGATTTCTACGGCTTAAGTGCTGATAAAATTGCAAAGAGAATAGTCAAAGCAGTTGGGGGGTAA
- the aroF gene encoding 3-deoxy-7-phosphoheptulonate synthase, protein MFKFSKEYKAKTVVKVDGVKFGEGFTIIAGPCSVETEEQIMKTAEFLSGLGVKVLRGGTFKPRTSPYSFQGHGEKALRWLKKAGEEFGLVTVSEVMDTGKVELVSKYVDILQIGTRNAQNFDLLKEVGKRDKPVILKRGFANTIQEWLYSAEYILAEGNENVILCERGIRTFETSTRFTLDISAVPVVKELSHLPIIVDPSHAAGKRSLVKPLSRAALAVGADGIMVEVHPKPEKAMSDSKQQLNFEEFKELLEDLRKWRL, encoded by the coding sequence ATGTTTAAATTCAGCAAAGAATACAAAGCTAAGACCGTTGTCAAAGTTGATGGGGTCAAATTTGGGGAAGGATTTACCATAATTGCCGGACCGTGTTCCGTTGAAACAGAGGAGCAGATAATGAAAACTGCAGAATTTTTGAGCGGGCTTGGTGTTAAAGTCCTGAGAGGAGGAACATTTAAGCCCCGCACAAGCCCCTACTCTTTCCAAGGGCATGGAGAAAAGGCTTTGAGATGGCTCAAAAAAGCTGGAGAAGAGTTTGGCTTAGTTACGGTCAGTGAAGTTATGGATACAGGGAAAGTTGAACTCGTGTCTAAATACGTTGATATTCTGCAAATCGGGACGAGAAACGCTCAAAACTTTGATCTTCTGAAAGAGGTCGGCAAAAGGGATAAGCCGGTCATTTTAAAGAGAGGCTTTGCCAATACGATTCAAGAGTGGCTCTATTCGGCAGAATACATCTTAGCTGAGGGAAATGAAAACGTCATTCTCTGTGAGAGAGGTATTAGAACATTTGAAACATCAACGCGCTTTACCCTTGACATCTCAGCGGTTCCAGTCGTTAAAGAGCTGTCCCATCTTCCAATAATAGTTGACCCCTCCCACGCTGCTGGAAAGAGGAGCTTAGTTAAACCCCTGTCCAGAGCAGCACTTGCCGTCGGAGCGGACGGAATCATGGTTGAAGTACATCCAAAGCCCGAAAAAGCCATGTCGGATTCAAAGCAGCAGCTGAACTTCGAGGAATTCAAAGAACTCCTGGAGGACTTGAGAAAATGGAGATTATAA
- the aroB gene encoding 3-dehydroquinate synthase, whose translation MEIIIKKGSIKKLKSIVDELSPYKTAVITNTTLEKLWLDKILDQINAVPIVIPDGEEFKSLETAQQIWKKLIEISFTRRSLIIGLGGGVMTDLAAFAASTFMRGTYLGLIPTTLLAQVDAAIGGKTGVNFEGKNIIGTFYLPNFVLIDPETLKTLPEVEIVNGFGEVVKYGILDSRVYKKLKSFRKIDEELIRECVNVKLRIVEEDLRESGKRRILNLGHTAGHAVEKASNYRVKHGFAVAIGLMASALIAEKVNGFDSGKVEELLDKFSLPKRHSFEPKELLEAMKIDKKAWYGRLVFILPEEIGKVTIREVEEKIVLAVLEAMKNDSRDN comes from the coding sequence ATGGAGATTATAATCAAGAAAGGTAGCATTAAAAAGCTAAAAAGCATTGTTGATGAGCTTTCTCCCTACAAAACCGCCGTAATAACCAACACAACTCTCGAAAAGCTCTGGTTGGATAAGATATTGGATCAGATAAACGCTGTTCCAATCGTCATTCCCGATGGGGAGGAGTTCAAAAGCTTAGAGACGGCTCAGCAGATATGGAAAAAGCTAATTGAGATCAGCTTCACAAGAAGATCCTTGATAATTGGACTTGGTGGTGGGGTTATGACGGATTTAGCTGCTTTTGCTGCCTCTACTTTTATGAGGGGAACCTATTTGGGCTTGATTCCAACGACCCTTTTAGCTCAAGTTGATGCCGCTATAGGGGGGAAGACTGGGGTTAATTTTGAGGGCAAAAACATCATTGGAACTTTTTACTTGCCTAACTTTGTTCTAATTGATCCAGAAACCCTGAAAACACTTCCCGAGGTTGAAATAGTGAACGGCTTTGGCGAGGTCGTTAAGTACGGGATTCTTGATTCAAGAGTCTACAAGAAGCTCAAGTCTTTCAGGAAAATCGATGAAGAGCTGATTAGAGAATGCGTAAACGTAAAGCTCAGAATCGTTGAAGAGGACTTAAGGGAAAGCGGGAAGAGGAGGATTTTAAATTTAGGCCACACCGCTGGGCATGCAGTAGAGAAAGCTTCAAATTACAGGGTAAAGCACGGCTTTGCCGTCGCTATCGGCTTGATGGCGAGCGCACTAATAGCGGAAAAGGTCAACGGTTTCGATTCTGGAAAAGTCGAGGAATTATTAGATAAGTTTAGCCTTCCAAAGAGGCACAGCTTTGAACCAAAGGAGCTTTTAGAAGCCATGAAAATAGATAAAAAAGCCTGGTATGGGAGGTTAGTTTTCATACTTCCAGAGGAGATTGGAAAAGTTACCATAAGGGAAGTTGAGGAAAAAATAGTTTTAGCTGTTCTTGAGGCGATGAAAAATGATAGCAGGGACAATTAA
- the aroD gene encoding type I 3-dehydroquinate dehydratase, with the protein MIAGTIKAKGIDEVIKIIERGEADLYELRVDAMESFEGIEKLKPFAGKLIITVRSKEEGGFREIRDEERLKLFKEFLEINPAFVDVEFKSKIAEDVIRLAREKKVRVIISYHDFEKTPSFEELKALLEEMKKLKADVIKVVTFAKHHIDNVRIVRLYEYEKNLIAFCMGEKGKISRALSLILSPFTYASLDEAAAPGQLSAEDMKLLLALIGDGND; encoded by the coding sequence ATGATAGCAGGGACAATTAAAGCTAAAGGCATTGATGAAGTAATAAAAATAATTGAAAGAGGAGAAGCTGATCTCTATGAACTTAGAGTTGATGCCATGGAAAGCTTTGAGGGAATTGAAAAGCTGAAGCCCTTTGCTGGGAAGCTGATAATCACAGTGCGTTCTAAGGAGGAAGGAGGATTCAGAGAGATTAGGGATGAAGAGAGACTAAAACTCTTCAAAGAGTTCCTGGAGATTAACCCAGCGTTCGTTGATGTTGAGTTCAAATCAAAGATTGCTGAAGATGTAATAAGATTGGCAAGAGAGAAAAAAGTTAGGGTTATTATTTCATATCACGATTTTGAGAAAACGCCAAGCTTTGAAGAACTCAAAGCACTCTTGGAGGAAATGAAAAAGCTCAAAGCTGACGTCATAAAAGTAGTCACCTTTGCCAAGCACCACATTGATAATGTAAGGATTGTAAGGCTCTATGAATACGAAAAAAACCTCATTGCTTTTTGCATGGGGGAAAAAGGGAAGATTTCAAGGGCTCTCAGCTTGATTTTAAGCCCATTTACTTACGCTTCTCTGGACGAAGCAGCTGCACCTGGACAGCTAAGCGCTGAAGACATGAAGCTGCTCTTAGCTCTAATTGGTGATGGAAATGATTAA
- a CDS encoding shikimate dehydrogenase produces the protein MINAKTRLYGLIGKPVEHSLSPVIHNALFKRYNINAVYLAFDVDDLESAVKGVKALGISGLNVTMPYKEQILEFLDELSEEARAIGSVNTVVNREGKLIGYNTDGIGALKALKRFTEVEGKRVLLLGAGGAGKAIAYTLSRLAKVVVLNRTERKAKELEKFGVKGGKLSKENLKRYLSWADIVINATSLGMNEDRSPIPKGLLRENLVVFDIVYSPLETNLLREAREVGCLTIDGLWMLIHQGAESFRLWTGVKPDVEFMRREALKGEKRSI, from the coding sequence ATGATTAACGCCAAAACGAGACTCTACGGATTAATCGGGAAGCCCGTTGAGCACTCGCTAAGTCCAGTTATCCACAACGCCCTGTTCAAAAGATACAACATCAACGCGGTTTATTTAGCCTTTGACGTTGATGATTTGGAATCAGCGGTTAAAGGGGTTAAAGCTCTTGGGATTTCTGGATTGAATGTTACAATGCCCTACAAAGAGCAAATTTTGGAGTTTTTAGATGAGCTTTCAGAAGAAGCCAGAGCGATTGGAAGCGTGAATACAGTAGTAAACAGAGAAGGGAAGCTCATTGGATACAACACTGACGGTATTGGTGCGTTAAAAGCTCTAAAGCGCTTTACGGAAGTTGAGGGGAAAAGGGTCTTGCTTTTGGGAGCTGGAGGTGCCGGGAAGGCAATAGCCTACACTCTCTCCAGGTTAGCCAAAGTTGTGGTTTTGAATAGAACTGAGAGAAAAGCAAAAGAGCTTGAAAAGTTTGGCGTCAAAGGGGGTAAGCTGAGCAAGGAGAATTTGAAGCGTTACTTAAGCTGGGCTGACATCGTGATAAATGCCACATCCCTTGGCATGAACGAAGATAGGAGTCCAATTCCAAAGGGGCTTTTGAGAGAAAATCTGGTTGTTTTTGATATCGTTTACTCCCCCTTGGAAACCAATCTCTTAAGGGAAGCCAGAGAAGTTGGCTGTTTGACTATTGACGGCCTGTGGATGCTAATCCACCAAGGAGCCGAGAGCTTCAGGCTGTGGACTGGAGTCAAGCCAGACGTTGAGTTTATGCGTCGGGAGGCGCTTAAAGGTGAAAAGCGAAGCATTTAG
- a CDS encoding shikimate kinase: MKSEAFSAVTVINAFATGKGGAIGIDLKVSVGVKLTGEGVSGEIFVRGEKFEDFSLVGTVVETIKDKFGLDFGVKVKIDSEIPVGKGLKSSSAVANALTDAILKELKIELSDIEVVKLGVEASKRAGVTLTGAFDDACASYFGGLCLTDNLKLELLKKEEVEKLPVVLLIPKEILLTSSLRGRNFKVLAPYVEEAFKLALRGEWKKALVLNGLIYGSFLGYNLEPIVEALRAGVVAGLSGKGPAMFAITEEPEKIVETWRDYGEVLTTRLR, encoded by the coding sequence GTGAAAAGCGAAGCATTTAGCGCGGTAACGGTAATCAATGCCTTTGCCACCGGGAAGGGGGGAGCAATTGGAATAGATTTGAAGGTTAGCGTTGGGGTTAAGCTGACTGGTGAAGGGGTTAGCGGTGAAATCTTCGTTAGAGGGGAAAAGTTTGAGGACTTTTCGTTAGTTGGAACAGTTGTGGAGACAATTAAAGATAAATTCGGCTTAGATTTTGGCGTTAAAGTTAAGATAGACTCGGAGATTCCAGTTGGAAAGGGCTTGAAGAGCAGTTCAGCGGTAGCTAACGCTTTAACAGATGCAATCTTAAAAGAGCTTAAAATTGAGTTGTCCGATATTGAAGTTGTTAAGCTCGGAGTTGAGGCATCGAAAAGAGCTGGTGTAACTTTAACGGGAGCATTTGACGATGCCTGTGCCTCGTACTTTGGTGGTCTATGTTTGACAGACAACTTAAAGCTTGAGCTCTTGAAGAAAGAGGAAGTGGAGAAACTACCCGTCGTTTTGCTAATTCCCAAAGAAATCCTCCTGACGTCAAGTCTGAGGGGGAGAAACTTCAAAGTCCTCGCTCCATATGTCGAGGAAGCCTTTAAGTTGGCACTAAGAGGGGAGTGGAAAAAAGCTCTGGTTTTGAACGGGTTGATATACGGGTCTTTCTTGGGATATAATCTCGAACCCATTGTTGAGGCTCTAAGAGCCGGAGTGGTTGCCGGACTTTCAGGAAAAGGTCCTGCAATGTTTGCAATAACTGAAGAGCCCGAAAAAATTGTAGAAACTTGGAGAGACTATGGGGAAGTTTTGACAACAAGGCTGAGGTGA
- the aroA gene encoding 3-phosphoshikimate 1-carboxyvinyltransferase — protein MIEITPVKTLDGKIRAPPSKSYTHRALFLGLLSEGKTKIENPLICTDTLATLNAVRAFGARADWNFVESSGEVEPAKINAFESGTTARLAIGIGALADGRSVIDGKESLRKRPMEPLLRALNDLGVKTQSNGFLPVRVFGGEIREDYVRVDGSISSQFITALLILGAKVGLSIEVLNPVSKPYLEITLRTLKWANVKVERDDGIFHVHQGVKADHFSIPGDYSSASFFLVAGAIFGKVRVEGLDKEDVQADKLILDLLREFGAEIRTGKDYVEVERDELVGQEVDCRDFPDLFPILAVLGAYSEGKTVLRAKHLRYKESDRIRTMALNLAKMGAKVKELDDGLIISKSELRGTVLNPQNDHRIAMALTIAALGAKGKSLILNERCVEKSYPNFFKDLRGLIDQ, from the coding sequence ATGATAGAAATCACGCCGGTGAAAACTTTAGATGGAAAAATTAGGGCTCCCCCCTCAAAGAGCTACACGCATAGGGCATTATTTTTGGGATTGCTCTCGGAAGGGAAAACAAAAATAGAGAACCCGCTAATCTGCACTGATACGCTTGCAACGCTGAACGCCGTGAGAGCATTTGGAGCCAGAGCAGATTGGAATTTTGTCGAAAGCTCTGGAGAGGTTGAGCCAGCCAAAATTAACGCTTTTGAATCAGGAACAACCGCGAGGTTGGCCATAGGCATTGGTGCCTTAGCAGATGGGAGAAGCGTGATAGACGGAAAGGAATCTTTGAGGAAACGCCCCATGGAACCTCTGCTCAGAGCTTTGAATGATTTGGGCGTAAAAACCCAATCAAATGGCTTTCTGCCGGTGAGGGTTTTTGGTGGGGAGATAAGAGAGGATTACGTGAGAGTTGATGGAAGCATTTCATCGCAGTTCATCACTGCTCTGCTTATCTTGGGGGCCAAAGTTGGGTTGAGCATAGAGGTGCTGAACCCGGTTTCAAAGCCCTACCTTGAGATAACGCTTAGAACGCTGAAGTGGGCCAATGTTAAGGTTGAAAGAGATGATGGCATTTTCCACGTTCACCAAGGTGTAAAGGCTGATCACTTCTCAATCCCCGGTGATTACTCCTCGGCTTCATTCTTTTTAGTGGCTGGAGCAATATTCGGTAAGGTTAGGGTTGAGGGATTAGATAAAGAGGATGTTCAAGCTGATAAACTAATTCTTGACCTTTTGAGGGAGTTTGGGGCAGAAATAAGAACGGGCAAAGACTACGTTGAAGTTGAGAGGGATGAATTAGTAGGGCAAGAAGTTGATTGCAGGGACTTTCCTGACCTCTTTCCAATTTTAGCGGTTTTAGGAGCTTACTCGGAAGGAAAAACAGTTTTGAGGGCGAAGCATTTGCGCTACAAAGAGAGCGACAGGATAAGGACTATGGCTTTGAACCTGGCAAAGATGGGTGCAAAAGTAAAAGAACTCGATGATGGTCTAATAATAAGCAAGAGCGAGCTTAGAGGCACTGTATTGAATCCGCAGAATGACCACAGGATTGCGATGGCACTCACAATTGCCGCTTTGGGCGCAAAAGGAAAAAGTCTTATCTTAAACGAAAGATGCGTTGAAAAGTCCTACCCAAACTTCTTCAAAGATTTGCGGGGGTTGATTGACCAATGA
- the aroC gene encoding chorismate synthase, translating into MMGRMLRFSLFGESHGRVVGVLIEGVPPGIKVNLEKMKAELERRKGIRRFSTKRRENDEPVILSGVFNGFTTGFPIAVIIENKDVDSSYYEEIKNTPRPGHSDYTAKIKYFGFNDYRGGGFFSGRLTAGIVIAGYFAKEILAKAGIEVKAYIKSIGNIKAKDLSVEEIFISKNSFCPDEEAFQKMLEEMERARKEGDSVGGVVEVVAINVPPGIGGPYDEDLEGDLAKAFFAIPAVKGVEFGLGFKLAELRGSEANDPFVVKDGKIMTETNNCGGILGGISNGMPIVARIAFKPTPSIYKPQRTVDLEKMEETEIKLRGRFDSCIVPKALPVIEAMMALILADHLLRWLSWKGLMSLGKR; encoded by the coding sequence ATGATGGGAAGAATGCTCAGATTTTCGCTCTTTGGAGAGAGCCATGGAAGAGTCGTTGGAGTTTTAATTGAAGGAGTTCCACCAGGAATTAAAGTCAACTTAGAAAAGATGAAAGCTGAGCTTGAGAGGAGAAAGGGCATTAGGAGGTTTTCAACTAAAAGAAGAGAGAACGACGAGCCAGTAATCCTCTCGGGAGTTTTCAATGGCTTTACGACCGGCTTCCCTATAGCTGTAATCATTGAGAACAAAGATGTTGATTCATCTTATTATGAGGAAATAAAAAACACTCCAAGGCCCGGGCACAGTGATTACACAGCTAAAATCAAATATTTTGGATTCAACGATTACAGAGGAGGTGGATTTTTCTCCGGCAGATTGACAGCTGGAATAGTAATAGCCGGCTACTTTGCGAAGGAAATTCTAGCAAAAGCTGGAATAGAAGTGAAAGCCTACATAAAATCCATTGGAAATATAAAAGCAAAGGATTTGAGCGTTGAAGAAATCTTTATCTCAAAAAACAGCTTTTGCCCAGATGAAGAAGCGTTTCAAAAAATGCTCGAAGAGATGGAAAGAGCAAGGAAAGAGGGAGACAGCGTCGGAGGTGTTGTGGAAGTTGTTGCTATAAACGTTCCTCCCGGCATTGGTGGGCCTTACGATGAAGATTTGGAAGGGGATTTAGCTAAAGCTTTCTTTGCAATTCCAGCTGTCAAAGGGGTTGAATTTGGTTTAGGCTTTAAGCTAGCCGAGCTTAGAGGAAGTGAGGCAAACGATCCCTTTGTTGTCAAAGATGGGAAAATTATGACAGAGACCAACAACTGCGGCGGCATCTTAGGGGGGATAAGCAACGGAATGCCAATAGTTGCGAGAATTGCATTCAAACCAACACCCTCAATTTACAAGCCACAAAGAACGGTTGACTTGGAAAAGATGGAAGAAACCGAGATAAAGCTCAGAGGTCGCTTTGATTCCTGCATAGTGCCAAAAGCTCTGCCAGTTATTGAAGCAATGATGGCGTTGATTTTGGCAGATCATTTGCTGAGGTGGTTGAGTTGGAAAGGCTTAATGAGCTTAGGAAAAAGATAG
- a CDS encoding chorismate mutase translates to MVELERLNELRKKIDEIDKQIIELLEERVRIAKEIGEIKRELNLPIRDEKREEEVLRRAGKFKEVFEKIVEVCRDVQRL, encoded by the coding sequence GTGGTTGAGTTGGAAAGGCTTAATGAGCTTAGGAAAAAGATAGATGAGATTGATAAACAAATAATTGAGCTCTTGGAAGAGAGGGTTAGAATTGCTAAGGAAATAGGAGAAATAAAGAGAGAGTTAAACTTGCCCATAAGGGATGAAAAAAGAGAGGAAGAAGTCCTTAGGAGAGCTGGTAAGTTTAAGGAGGTTTTTGAGAAGATAGTGGAGGTCTGTAGAGATGTTCAACGTTTATGA